One Pseudomonas muyukensis DNA segment encodes these proteins:
- a CDS encoding class I SAM-dependent methyltransferase: MSKQAQGFMAQDAYRKALDTSFVHRYSHGEDEWSWDVGMIQAAQAFLDRLETGAEQHVLDLGVGRGRDASTFILAGHRVTGLDIVENSSWPLLRKRWGDRLNLVNKAVQDWQPAPGTLFDAALDNGCFHHQHPDEWAAYLAHVRRLLRPGALVGLNVFGVDDVQPEPGWREMDNQRQGYFFTDHGIRQTLEGHGFTWQGLEVIERQHGEARYLLALVRT; encoded by the coding sequence ATGAGCAAGCAAGCACAGGGCTTCATGGCCCAGGACGCCTACCGCAAGGCGCTCGACACCTCGTTCGTGCACCGCTACAGCCATGGCGAGGACGAATGGTCGTGGGACGTCGGCATGATCCAGGCGGCCCAGGCGTTCCTCGACCGCCTAGAGACGGGTGCCGAGCAGCACGTGCTCGACCTCGGCGTGGGCCGTGGGCGCGATGCCTCGACATTCATCCTCGCCGGGCACCGGGTGACCGGCCTGGATATCGTCGAGAACTCCAGCTGGCCGCTGCTGCGCAAACGCTGGGGTGATCGCCTGAACCTGGTGAACAAGGCGGTGCAGGACTGGCAGCCGGCGCCGGGCACGCTGTTCGATGCGGCCCTGGACAACGGCTGCTTCCACCACCAGCATCCGGATGAATGGGCTGCGTACCTGGCCCATGTGCGCCGCTTGTTGCGCCCTGGCGCGCTGGTGGGGCTGAACGTGTTCGGCGTCGACGATGTCCAGCCCGAGCCAGGTTGGCGCGAAATGGACAATCAGCGTCAGGGCTACTTCTTCACCGACCATGGCATCCGCCAGACCCTCGAGGGCCATGGCTTCACCTGGCAGGGCCTGGAGGTGATCGAGCGCCAGCACGGCGAGGCGCGTTACCTGCTCGCCCTGGTCCGCACGTGA
- a CDS encoding helix-turn-helix transcriptional regulator, whose product MTSNSVDPNCTTDRILFLLKTRGPLKTADLAQLLGITFEATRQQVQKLQATALISGISVPAKGAGRPSQKWTLTATAQRRFPDSHSVLTLQLIESVEQVFGSDGVDRLISRMEDSNSREYQQACGDAETLEDKVRILVQLRERAGYMAEMQADGAAWLIVENHCPICIAATRCQGFCRSELQVFQAAIGEQATVERCEHLISGDRRCVYRISPK is encoded by the coding sequence ATGACCTCGAACTCCGTTGACCCGAACTGCACCACCGACCGCATCCTGTTCCTGCTCAAGACCCGCGGGCCGCTCAAGACCGCCGATCTTGCCCAACTGCTCGGCATTACCTTCGAAGCCACTCGCCAACAGGTGCAGAAGCTGCAAGCCACGGCGCTGATCAGCGGCATCAGCGTGCCGGCCAAGGGGGCTGGCCGCCCCTCGCAGAAATGGACGCTGACCGCCACGGCCCAGCGGCGCTTTCCCGATTCCCACAGCGTGTTGACCCTGCAACTGATCGAAAGCGTCGAGCAGGTGTTCGGCAGCGACGGCGTCGACCGCCTAATCAGCCGCATGGAAGACAGCAACAGCCGCGAGTACCAACAGGCCTGCGGCGACGCCGAAACCTTGGAAGACAAGGTGCGCATCCTGGTGCAACTGCGCGAACGGGCCGGCTACATGGCCGAGATGCAGGCCGATGGCGCGGCCTGGCTGATCGTCGAGAACCACTGCCCGATCTGCATCGCCGCGACCCGCTGCCAGGGGTTTTGCCGCAGCGAGCTGCAGGTGTTCCAGGCGGCGATCGGCGAGCAGGCCACGGTCGAGCGCTGCGAGCACCTGATCTCTGGAGATCGCCGCTGTGTCTACCGGATTTCGCCGAAGTAG
- a CDS encoding class I SAM-dependent DNA methyltransferase: MKESKEVYERISDQFEDFTSHASQRDVEVDTVRYMVHDLLGGVAGNQVLDLACGHGFFSRRLKDWGAARVHGVDISPSMIHQARQANDGIAYEVRDVAQMGEIGQFDKITAAWLFNYAGSVQELRRMFQTVALNLKPDGQLIAYTANPTFDLAQGNFTAYGIRVLDEQPVEGGFRCQGQFMSTPPADFTYYRWHKSVYEQAAHDAGLRNVRWIAPLISRIRKKAHPPGYWDLFEQNSLQVGLICSR, encoded by the coding sequence ATGAAAGAATCGAAGGAAGTCTACGAGCGCATCAGCGATCAATTCGAAGACTTCACCAGCCACGCCAGCCAGCGTGACGTCGAAGTCGATACCGTCCGCTACATGGTCCACGATTTGCTCGGCGGCGTGGCCGGCAACCAGGTCCTCGACCTGGCCTGCGGCCATGGCTTTTTCAGTCGCAGGCTCAAGGACTGGGGCGCGGCGCGGGTGCATGGCGTGGATATCTCGCCGAGCATGATCCACCAGGCCCGCCAGGCCAACGACGGCATCGCCTATGAAGTGCGCGACGTCGCGCAGATGGGCGAGATCGGCCAGTTCGACAAGATCACCGCCGCCTGGCTGTTCAACTATGCCGGCAGCGTCCAGGAGCTGCGGCGCATGTTCCAGACCGTCGCGCTCAACCTCAAGCCCGACGGGCAACTGATTGCCTACACCGCCAACCCCACGTTCGACCTGGCCCAAGGCAACTTCACCGCTTACGGCATCCGCGTTCTGGACGAACAGCCGGTGGAAGGAGGTTTTCGCTGCCAGGGCCAATTCATGAGCACACCGCCTGCGGACTTCACCTACTACCGCTGGCACAAGTCGGTCTACGAACAGGCCGCCCACGATGCGGGGCTGCGCAACGTGCGCTGGATCGCCCCGCTGATCAGCAGGATCCGCAAGAAGGCGCATCCACCGGGGTATTGGGACCTGTTCGAGCAGAACAGCCTGCAGGTCGGGTTGATCTGCAGTCGCTGA
- the ribD gene encoding bifunctional diaminohydroxyphosphoribosylaminopyrimidine deaminase/5-amino-6-(5-phosphoribosylamino)uracil reductase RibD, with protein sequence MSTADRHYLDMALALACQGLYSTMPNPRVGCVIVNDGRVVGRGWHQRAGEAHAEVHALREAGEAARGATAYVTLEPCGHHGRTPPCAEALVAAGVRRVVSASADASQCSGGERLRQAGIVVEVLPCPEARALNRGFFSRIERQRPWVRVLRPDALAIGALGDGAMLSHCDEQAPLPHWRGRASALLTTCEWVKACDTSLLAPVSAQRATPVVPLRVMVDQGLDCPALAEVLDGRAPTLVLHDGRAMADGRFARVGCRMLEELGASRVLQVLHELDCNEVQVEAEPAWCEALARQGLVDEWLVRV encoded by the coding sequence GTGAGCACGGCTGATCGCCATTACCTGGACATGGCCCTGGCGCTCGCCTGCCAGGGCCTGTACAGCACCATGCCCAATCCACGGGTCGGTTGCGTGATCGTCAACGATGGCCGGGTGGTGGGCCGGGGGTGGCATCAACGCGCCGGCGAAGCCCACGCCGAGGTACATGCGTTGCGCGAGGCTGGGGAGGCGGCGCGGGGCGCCACCGCCTATGTAACGCTTGAACCCTGCGGCCATCATGGGCGCACGCCACCGTGCGCCGAGGCATTGGTGGCCGCCGGGGTGCGCCGGGTGGTCAGCGCCAGTGCCGATGCTTCCCAGTGCAGCGGTGGCGAACGCCTGCGCCAGGCCGGCATCGTCGTCGAAGTGTTGCCGTGCCCGGAGGCGCGGGCGCTCAATCGCGGGTTCTTCTCGCGTATCGAGCGCCAGCGCCCGTGGGTGCGGGTATTGCGGCCCGATGCCTTGGCGATCGGCGCGCTGGGCGACGGCGCGATGCTCAGCCATTGCGATGAGCAGGCGCCGCTGCCCCACTGGCGGGGCCGGGCATCGGCCTTGCTGACCACCTGCGAATGGGTCAAGGCGTGCGACACGTCACTGCTGGCACCGGTGTCGGCACAACGTGCCACGCCGGTGGTGCCATTGCGCGTGATGGTAGACCAGGGGCTCGACTGCCCAGCGTTGGCCGAGGTGCTCGACGGTCGTGCGCCGACCCTGGTGTTGCATGACGGGCGGGCGATGGCTGACGGACGCTTTGCCCGGGTTGGTTGCCGCATGCTCGAGGAACTCGGTGCGTCGCGGGTGTTGCAGGTGCTTCACGAACTGGACTGCAACGAGGTACAGGTCGAGGCCGAGCCCGCGTGGTGTGAGGCCTTGGCGCGCCAGGGGCTGGTGGATGAGTGGCTGGTGAGGGTCTAG
- a CDS encoding WD40 repeat domain-containing protein has product MKHIGPISGIAAHAAHFVATAGYDNQVILWNAVTGEPIHRVHHDHLANQCAFSADGKHLVSASSDYTARIWEVPSMRLKAVLRDHDDDVEMAVFSPDGQRVATCSRDHVLRIFDLDGVLQQAFHGHQADVISVVWSPDGQRLISSSDDGTVRQWDTATGRQSDEVDIGGVETDTIAITREGVVFAGDDEGRISIIAQGQVQTVPAHAAGIKRIVWNDDKRLLVSLSYDRSAILWTFDAANQLVKRRSTALPSIVWPRSCAFVGDEQLVFATFGSRYATWNYERDQWQVSGIEPAVSINAVVRSDERQYSIGDAGILHRDDQPVTAVGSLCNFLLPFGPLLLTGGQMGQVFDGLSGRLLYQHRSPLNCGATFVRNGEEHALIGTYTGEGLVFAHDGQGGLRLVASIPMHENAIKGVAADARHLFSVCASADAAVHSIEDFSCVRHIEGAHTRISNGCCTITGGFASIGRDLKLRLWLDTGDEVFDSPHQHSIKCIAASDDGRVIATAAYNGTVALFDLASRRWLPVQRPTASGISCLTHDALSEAFLASSYDGRIYGIDARLAS; this is encoded by the coding sequence ATGAAACACATTGGCCCTATCAGCGGCATCGCCGCCCATGCCGCGCACTTCGTCGCCACTGCCGGCTACGACAACCAGGTGATCCTGTGGAACGCCGTCACCGGCGAGCCGATCCACCGCGTGCACCACGACCACCTGGCCAACCAGTGCGCCTTCAGCGCCGACGGCAAGCACCTGGTCAGCGCCAGCAGCGACTACACCGCGCGCATCTGGGAGGTGCCGAGCATGCGCCTGAAGGCGGTACTGCGCGACCATGACGACGACGTCGAAATGGCCGTGTTCTCCCCAGACGGTCAGCGCGTGGCGACCTGCTCGCGCGACCATGTGCTGCGCATCTTCGACCTCGACGGCGTGTTGCAGCAGGCGTTCCATGGCCACCAGGCCGACGTGATCTCGGTGGTCTGGTCGCCGGATGGCCAGCGTCTGATCTCCAGCAGCGACGACGGCACCGTGCGCCAGTGGGACACCGCCACAGGCCGGCAAAGCGATGAAGTGGACATCGGTGGCGTCGAGACCGACACCATCGCCATCACCCGCGAAGGCGTGGTCTTCGCCGGTGACGACGAAGGGCGCATCTCGATCATCGCCCAGGGCCAGGTGCAGACCGTGCCGGCCCATGCCGCCGGGATCAAGCGCATCGTCTGGAACGACGACAAGCGCCTGCTGGTGAGCCTGAGCTACGACCGCTCGGCGATCCTCTGGACCTTCGACGCCGCCAACCAACTGGTCAAGCGCCGCAGCACCGCGCTGCCGAGCATCGTCTGGCCGCGCAGCTGCGCCTTCGTCGGCGACGAGCAACTGGTGTTCGCCACCTTCGGCTCGCGCTACGCCACCTGGAACTACGAGCGTGACCAGTGGCAGGTGTCCGGCATCGAGCCGGCGGTGAGCATCAACGCCGTGGTGCGCAGCGACGAGCGCCAGTACAGCATTGGCGACGCCGGCATCCTGCACCGCGACGACCAGCCGGTGACCGCGGTCGGCAGCCTGTGCAACTTCCTCCTGCCGTTCGGCCCGCTGCTGCTGACCGGCGGGCAGATGGGCCAGGTGTTCGACGGCTTGAGCGGACGCCTGCTGTACCAGCACCGTTCGCCGCTCAACTGCGGCGCTACCTTCGTGCGCAACGGCGAGGAGCATGCCTTGATCGGCACCTACACCGGCGAAGGCCTGGTGTTCGCCCATGATGGCCAGGGCGGCCTGCGCCTGGTGGCATCGATCCCCATGCACGAGAACGCGATCAAGGGCGTGGCGGCGGACGCGCGGCACCTGTTCAGCGTCTGCGCCTCGGCCGATGCCGCCGTGCACAGCATCGAGGACTTCAGTTGCGTGCGCCATATCGAAGGCGCGCACACGCGCATCTCCAATGGCTGCTGCACCATCACCGGCGGTTTCGCCAGCATTGGCCGTGACCTCAAGCTGCGCCTGTGGCTGGACACCGGCGACGAGGTGTTCGACTCGCCGCACCAGCACTCGATCAAGTGCATTGCCGCCTCCGACGATGGCCGGGTGATCGCCACCGCCGCCTACAACGGCACCGTGGCGTTGTTCGACCTGGCTTCGCGGCGCTGGCTGCCGGTACAGCGGCCTACCGCCAGCGGCATCTCCTGCCTGACCCATGACGCGCTCAGCGAGGCCTTCCTGGCCAGCTCCTACGACGGGCGCATCTATGGCATCGATGCCCGCCTGGCATCCTGA
- a CDS encoding methyltransferase: MNAQKPVTIYEHADEVSSLQGVVDLVKLSDQYRQSAILHSALAQRVFDHTRQPIAAQALSDALGWVPNKGRIFLNALVAMGLLKRSAQGYENLPLSQRFLVSDSAEFIGPIIDHQRLQWHNWPRLGEVLRSRESLDFQQENRFKHDLAARDAFNDAMVRFSQPMVDVLRDLPLFDKARRVIDLAGGHGTYLAEIASRHPQVKGEVWDLEPTREAAATTFAKYQLDQRLGFHARNLLDLAQYQGERADVVMLNDCLHYFTREQVRTLIAGAAGMVEAGGALLVLSMALEDDEIHPALSADFSLHMMLNTVNGELHSTRYLIDSMASAGLAVEQEPIGRYILLVGRRAA; the protein is encoded by the coding sequence ATGAATGCCCAGAAACCCGTGACCATCTACGAGCACGCCGACGAGGTGAGCAGCCTGCAGGGCGTGGTCGACCTGGTGAAACTGTCCGATCAGTACCGTCAATCCGCCATTCTGCATTCGGCGTTGGCCCAGCGCGTGTTCGACCACACCCGCCAGCCAATCGCGGCCCAGGCGTTGAGCGATGCGCTGGGCTGGGTGCCGAATAAGGGGCGGATCTTCCTCAACGCGCTGGTCGCCATGGGCCTGCTCAAGCGCAGCGCGCAAGGCTACGAGAACCTGCCGTTGAGCCAGCGCTTCCTGGTCAGCGACAGCGCCGAGTTCATTGGCCCGATCATCGACCACCAGCGCCTGCAATGGCACAACTGGCCACGCCTGGGCGAGGTGCTGCGCAGCCGCGAGTCGCTGGACTTCCAGCAGGAAAACCGCTTCAAGCACGACCTGGCGGCGCGCGATGCGTTCAACGACGCCATGGTCCGCTTCAGCCAGCCGATGGTCGATGTGCTGCGCGACCTGCCCTTGTTCGACAAGGCGCGGCGGGTGATCGACCTGGCCGGCGGCCACGGCACCTACCTGGCCGAGATCGCCAGCCGCCACCCGCAGGTCAAGGGCGAAGTCTGGGACCTGGAGCCGACCCGCGAGGCCGCCGCCACCACCTTCGCCAAGTACCAGCTCGACCAGCGCCTGGGTTTCCATGCGCGCAACCTGCTGGACCTGGCCCAGTACCAGGGCGAGCGCGCCGACGTGGTGATGCTCAACGACTGCCTGCACTATTTCACCCGTGAGCAGGTGCGCACCCTGATCGCCGGCGCCGCCGGCATGGTCGAGGCCGGCGGCGCGCTGCTGGTGCTGAGCATGGCGCTGGAGGACGACGAAATCCATCCGGCACTGTCGGCCGACTTCTCCCTGCACATGATGCTCAACACCGTCAACGGCGAGCTGCACTCGACCCGCTACCTGATCGACAGCATGGCTTCGGCGGGGCTGGCGGTGGAGCAGGAGCCGATCGGCCGCTACATCCTGCTGGTCGGACGGAGGGCTGCCTGA
- a CDS encoding VOC family protein yields the protein MLRLLALHAAPLGEAAAQALDSLGSAAAAAGFSLQVSQQATGQGPVDAVCLLLDSATPPAALGNVLNEARGLCHNTALVLIRVQGTLAQLPSASGVLAQWQQASQGFLYPYALDIASGQAPAQVIKAWLPGFAKFAAASKLWRSLDGLGLDEAARAKQRPEMNHVNILTRDLEASKAFYADILGANYCYNLGPRKAVMELNGFDFFIEQSEAFSYPAGYHIGIRALPEDVRRIAEQVTAAGSIKLVKGNGPAPGYHHGPDQVRSAVYFEDPDGLVIEVYSAEVEMIESNPRLLTDRL from the coding sequence ATGCTGCGTCTATTGGCATTGCATGCCGCGCCGCTGGGCGAGGCGGCGGCCCAGGCCCTCGACAGCCTGGGCAGCGCGGCGGCGGCGGCGGGCTTCAGCCTACAGGTCAGCCAGCAGGCAACAGGCCAGGGGCCGGTGGATGCGGTCTGCCTGCTGCTCGACAGCGCGACGCCGCCAGCGGCGCTGGGCAACGTGCTCAACGAGGCCCGCGGGCTGTGCCACAACACCGCCCTGGTGCTGATTCGCGTGCAGGGCACGCTGGCGCAACTGCCATCGGCCAGCGGCGTGCTCGCCCAGTGGCAGCAGGCCAGCCAGGGCTTCCTCTATCCCTATGCGCTGGATATCGCCAGCGGCCAGGCGCCAGCGCAGGTGATCAAGGCCTGGTTGCCGGGCTTCGCCAAGTTCGCCGCGGCCAGCAAGCTGTGGCGCTCCCTCGACGGCCTGGGGCTGGACGAGGCGGCCCGGGCCAAGCAGCGCCCGGAGATGAACCACGTCAACATCCTCACCCGCGACCTGGAAGCCTCCAAGGCGTTCTACGCCGACATCCTCGGCGCCAACTACTGCTACAACCTCGGCCCCCGCAAGGCGGTGATGGAGCTTAACGGCTTCGATTTCTTCATCGAGCAGAGCGAGGCGTTCAGCTACCCGGCCGGCTACCACATCGGCATCCGCGCGCTGCCCGAGGATGTGCGGCGGATCGCCGAGCAGGTCACGGCCGCCGGCAGCATCAAGCTGGTCAAGGGCAACGGCCCGGCCCCGGGCTACCACCATGGCCCGGACCAGGTGCGCAGCGCAGTGTATTTCGAAGACCCGGACGGCCTGGTCATCGAGGTCTACAGCGCCGAAGTGGAGATGATCGAAAGCAACCCGCGGTTGCTCACCGATCGCCTCTGA
- a CDS encoding YbjQ family protein, with the protein MIISTTSQLEGRPVAEYLGVVSAESVQGINFVRDFFARFRDFFGGRSQTLESALKLAREQATEELMARARQLQADAVLGVDFEISMPSVQGGMVVVFATGTAVRLQ; encoded by the coding sequence ATGATCATCAGCACCACCAGCCAGCTTGAAGGCCGCCCTGTCGCCGAGTACCTCGGCGTGGTCAGCGCCGAATCGGTGCAGGGGATCAATTTCGTGCGCGATTTCTTCGCCCGTTTTCGCGACTTCTTCGGCGGCCGTTCGCAGACCCTGGAGAGCGCGCTGAAGCTGGCGCGCGAGCAGGCCACCGAGGAGCTCATGGCGCGGGCACGGCAGTTGCAAGCCGATGCCGTGCTGGGGGTGGACTTCGAGATCAGCATGCCGTCGGTACAAGGGGGCATGGTCGTGGTGTTCGCCACCGGCACGGCGGTGCGCCTGCAGTAA
- a CDS encoding GTP cyclohydrolase II, with product MNKDVSLHTIVPISILGGDVDAHFYGFHGFERHQEHFAVGISPGRDEVPLVRVHSECITGDVFGSQRCDCGPQLQEALRTLHEVGGYLIYLRQEGRGIGLYSKFEAYLLQDKGFDTYEANLRLNHLADSRSFDPAVQMLQALGVDKCRLLTNNPEKVAQLRAGGIDVVEQVPTGVFLTQHNRNYLQAKADKSSHSIKL from the coding sequence ATGAACAAGGATGTTTCGCTTCATACCATCGTGCCGATCTCCATTCTCGGCGGCGATGTCGACGCCCATTTCTATGGTTTCCATGGTTTCGAACGCCACCAGGAGCACTTCGCCGTGGGCATCTCCCCGGGGCGGGACGAGGTGCCGCTGGTTCGGGTGCACTCCGAGTGCATCACCGGCGATGTGTTCGGTTCGCAGCGCTGCGATTGCGGCCCACAGTTGCAGGAGGCCCTGCGCACGCTGCACGAGGTCGGTGGCTACCTGATCTACCTGCGCCAGGAAGGGCGGGGCATCGGCCTGTACTCCAAGTTCGAGGCCTACCTGCTGCAGGACAAGGGCTTCGATACCTACGAGGCCAACCTGCGCCTGAACCACCTGGCCGACTCGCGCAGCTTCGACCCGGCGGTACAGATGCTGCAGGCGCTGGGCGTGGACAAGTGCCGCCTGCTGACCAACAACCCGGAGAAGGTCGCGCAGCTGCGCGCCGGCGGCATCGATGTGGTCGAGCAGGTGCCCACCGGGGTGTTCCTGACCCAGCACAACCGTAACTACCTGCAGGCGAAAGCCGACAAGTCCAGCCATTCGATCAAGCTCTGA
- a CDS encoding MFS transporter yields MTALPEQPPARWSELLSGGNALRSIALAGGVALHAINVYIVTTLLPTVIGEIGGLAFYAWNTTLFVVASIIGSTLSTRLLARSGPRQAYLLALLVFGVGSVLCAQAASMPMLLVGRSVQGLGGGILFALSYALIHLVFEHRLWPRAMALVSAMWGVATLCGPAVGGVFAEGGHWRWAFWALLPVAALLALIVCLRLPGRQALDDNGARPAYGLIACLVASVLAICAASLSEVLWINLLGIVAGLAIAALIARLDPGARHHLLPSGAYSLRQPMGALFAIMCLLVAAITTEIYVPYFLQHIHGFGPLAAGYLTAVMAAGWTLGALASAGRDHNGGARQIRLGPLLVTVALLALALLTPHPTWLAQAPGLALYAVALAGVGLGIGLGWPHLLTRVLQAARPGEENLASASITTVQLYATALAAALAGLVSNSAGLVDPGGVDGARQAATWLFALFACAPLLAIPLARRITRPSARKEQP; encoded by the coding sequence ATGACCGCCCTTCCCGAACAACCCCCGGCGCGCTGGAGCGAGCTGCTCAGCGGCGGCAATGCCCTGCGCTCGATCGCCCTGGCCGGGGGCGTCGCCCTGCATGCCATCAATGTGTATATCGTCACCACCCTGTTGCCGACGGTGATCGGCGAAATCGGCGGGCTGGCCTTCTATGCCTGGAACACCACGCTGTTCGTGGTGGCCTCGATCATCGGCTCCACCCTCTCCACCCGCCTGCTCGCCCGCAGCGGGCCACGCCAGGCCTACCTGTTGGCGCTGCTGGTGTTCGGCGTCGGCTCCGTGCTCTGCGCCCAGGCCGCCAGCATGCCGATGCTGCTGGTGGGTCGCAGCGTGCAAGGCCTGGGCGGCGGTATCCTGTTCGCCCTCAGCTATGCGTTGATCCACCTGGTGTTCGAGCACCGCCTGTGGCCGCGGGCCATGGCCCTGGTGTCGGCCATGTGGGGCGTGGCCACCCTGTGTGGCCCGGCGGTGGGCGGCGTGTTCGCCGAGGGCGGCCATTGGCGCTGGGCCTTCTGGGCACTGCTGCCGGTGGCCGCGCTGCTGGCGCTGATCGTGTGCTTGCGCCTGCCGGGGCGCCAGGCGCTGGACGACAACGGCGCCCGCCCGGCCTATGGGCTCATCGCCTGCCTGGTCGCCTCGGTGCTGGCGATCTGCGCGGCCAGTTTGTCCGAGGTGCTGTGGATCAACCTGCTGGGCATCGTCGCGGGCCTGGCGATTGCCGCGCTGATCGCCCGCCTCGACCCAGGCGCCCGCCATCACCTGCTGCCCAGCGGCGCCTACAGCCTGAGGCAACCGATGGGGGCGCTGTTCGCCATCATGTGCCTGCTGGTGGCAGCCATCACCACCGAAATCTATGTGCCTTACTTCCTCCAGCACATCCACGGCTTCGGCCCGCTGGCGGCCGGCTACCTGACCGCGGTGATGGCCGCTGGCTGGACCCTCGGCGCCCTGGCCAGCGCCGGACGCGACCACAACGGCGGTGCCCGGCAGATCCGCCTCGGCCCGCTGCTGGTGACAGTGGCACTGCTGGCCTTGGCGTTGCTCACGCCGCACCCGACCTGGCTGGCCCAAGCCCCCGGCCTGGCCCTGTATGCCGTGGCCCTGGCCGGTGTCGGCCTGGGCATTGGCCTGGGCTGGCCGCACCTGCTGACCCGCGTGCTGCAGGCCGCGCGCCCCGGCGAGGAGAACCTCGCCTCGGCGTCGATCACCACCGTGCAGCTCTATGCCACCGCCCTGGCCGCCGCCCTCGCCGGCCTGGTCAGCAACAGTGCCGGCCTGGTCGACCCAGGTGGCGTCGACGGCGCGCGCCAGGCCGCGACCTGGCTGTTCGCCCTGTTCGCCTGCGCGCCGCTGCTGGCCATCCCGCTGGCACGGCGCATCACTCGCCCTTCAGCTCGCAAGGAACAGCCATGA
- a CDS encoding formylglycine-generating enzyme family protein gives MNSYKQWHWPRLPSPLPKDVSDRALMGYPEHYLEQPLQAKVGEAFDALLDGPLETLLRIVQQPREPLARRIAAGEVLGLRGDPRIDTFAPQMIDIPAARVHIGLDPRAVEQVMDQFDGLGLDRSWIDKETPRHAVELAAFRIARLPVTHQEYRQFLLDSGHPGNPEGWAFGRYPRHHANHPVYSVAASDADAYARWLSARTGRRFALPSEAEWEYAAAGPEGRQFPWGDSYQVEHANTAELGYLDSTPVGVFCDAPSPFGVLDMAGNVEEYVAEDYQAYPGGPLIEDDLVLDVGTHRVARGGSFTRFRDLARTARRHGRYPRPIYVMGFRLVEHHN, from the coding sequence ATGAACAGCTACAAACAGTGGCATTGGCCACGGCTGCCCAGCCCCTTGCCCAAGGATGTCAGTGACCGGGCCCTGATGGGCTACCCGGAGCACTACCTGGAGCAACCGCTGCAAGCCAAGGTCGGCGAAGCCTTCGACGCCTTGCTCGACGGCCCGCTGGAAACCTTGCTGAGGATTGTCCAGCAACCGCGCGAGCCCCTGGCCCGGCGTATCGCCGCCGGCGAGGTGCTGGGCCTGCGCGGCGACCCGCGCATCGACACCTTCGCCCCGCAGATGATCGACATCCCGGCGGCGCGGGTACATATCGGCCTCGACCCGCGTGCGGTGGAGCAGGTGATGGACCAGTTCGACGGCCTGGGCCTGGACCGCAGCTGGATCGACAAGGAAACCCCGCGCCACGCGGTGGAGCTGGCGGCGTTTCGCATCGCCCGCTTGCCGGTGACGCACCAGGAGTACCGCCAGTTCCTGCTCGACAGCGGCCATCCCGGCAACCCCGAGGGCTGGGCCTTTGGCCGTTACCCGCGGCACCACGCCAACCACCCGGTCTACAGCGTTGCCGCCAGCGACGCCGACGCCTATGCGCGTTGGCTCAGTGCGCGCACCGGGCGGCGCTTCGCCCTGCCCAGCGAGGCCGAGTGGGAATACGCCGCCGCCGGCCCCGAGGGGCGGCAGTTTCCCTGGGGCGACAGCTACCAGGTCGAGCACGCCAACACCGCCGAGCTGGGTTACCTGGACAGCACTCCGGTGGGGGTGTTCTGCGACGCCCCGTCGCCGTTCGGGGTGCTGGACATGGCCGGCAATGTCGAGGAGTACGTGGCCGAGGACTACCAGGCCTACCCCGGCGGCCCATTGATCGAGGACGACCTGGTGCTCGATGTCGGCACCCACCGCGTGGCCCGCGGTGGCAGCTTCACCCGTTTTCGCGACCTGGCGCGTACCGCGCGCCGCCACGGGCGCTACCCACGGCCGATCTACGTCATGGGTTTTCGCCTGGTGGAACACCACAACTAA